Proteins from a genomic interval of Cucumis melo cultivar AY chromosome 7, USDA_Cmelo_AY_1.0, whole genome shotgun sequence:
- the LOC103493068 gene encoding bidirectional sugar transporter SWEET4-like, with amino-acid sequence MVSLVLARTVIGIIGNIIALFLFLSPLPTFATIWKKGSVEQYSPIPYLATLVNCLVWVLYGLPVVHPGSILVITINATGTLIELVYIILFFVFSDRKKRVKVLLVLLIEIVFITLLTLLVLFIFHTHSKRSMVVGTICILFNIGMYASPLAVMKLVIKTKSVEYMPLSLSVASFANGVAWTIYALLPFDPYILIPNGLGTLFGLAQLILYASFYKSTKLQIEEREGKGKVILSDQLVTNGKEECWKNDNIECGNPRAEVHGA; translated from the exons ATGGTTTCTTTGGTGCTTGCTAGAACAGTTATTGGTATCATCG GAAATATCATTGCACTTTTCTTGTTCTTGTCTCCATT GCCAACCTTTGCTACAATATGGAAGAAGGGATCGGTCGAGCAGTACTCACCGATCCCGTACCTTGCAACGCTTGTGAACTGCCTAGTTTGGGTGTTGTACGGGCTGCCAGTGGTGCATCCAGGAAGCATTCTAGTGATCACCATTAACGCGACTGGAACCTTAATCGAGTTGGTTTACATAATCCTCTTCTTCGTGTTCTCCGATCGGAAGAAGCGAGTGAAAGTTCTCCTCGTGCTACTCATCGAGATCGTCTTCATCACGCTTCTGACACTTCTAGTTCTGTTCATCTTCCATACTCATAGCAAGAGATCCATGGTGGTTGGAACCATTTGCATTCTCTTCAACATTGGCATGTATGCTTCTCCATTGGCAGTCATG AAATTAGTGATTAAAACAAAGAGTGTGGAGTATATGCCTCTCTCCCTCTCTGTTGCTTCCTTTGCCAATGGTGTGGCTTGGACTATTTATGCTCTCCTCCCTTTTGACCCTTATATTTTG ATTCCAAATGGGCTGGGCACACTATTTGGGCTGGCCCAATTGATACTGTATGCAAGCTTTTACAAATCAACAAAGCTCCAAATAGAAGAGAGGGAAGGTAAAGGGAAGGTGATTTTATCAGATCAGTTGGTCACTAATGGAAAAGAAGAGTGTTGGAAGAATGACAACATTGAATGTGGGAATCCTAGAGCTGAGGTCCATGGAGCTTGA